Proteins from a single region of Ziziphus jujuba cultivar Dongzao chromosome 1, ASM3175591v1:
- the LOC107435163 gene encoding uncharacterized protein LOC107435163, which produces MASLWYCGCAVPMQPLRHFKLISSKVLSRTQMPTKLCPSQNILPTTLNFNWRNKDVLRLQTGQRQFAVYASNTNPSGGDSTEEKSAGTKTSDAAQGPPFLTILAGFLVLFLIVWIVGSIISWLISLIFNFRPK; this is translated from the exons ATGGCATCGCTGTGGTACTGTGGATGTGCCGTCCCTATGCAACCCCTCCGACACTTCAAACTCATTAGTAGTAAAGTGTTAAGCAGAACTCAGATGCCAACGAAACTATGCCCAAGCCAAAATATTCTTCCAACCACTCTCAATTTCAATTGGAG AAACAAAGATGTCTTAAGGTTGCAAACAGGGCAAAGGCAGTTTGCTGTGTATGCATCAAACACTAACCCTTCAGGTGGTGATTCAACCGAAGAGAAATCAGCTGGAACTAAAACAAGTGATGCTGCCCAAGGTCCTCCTTTCCTTACTATTTTGGCTGGATTCTTAGTCCTCTTTCTCATCGTTTGGATTGTCGGATCAATTATATCCTGGTTGATTAGTCTAATTTTCAACTTTCGTCCAAAGTAA
- the LOC107435258 gene encoding uncharacterized protein LOC107435258, whose protein sequence is MAEDQKVDTQLFQLLSNLLNQVEELTNQEEVELRSKIEALGLEVTKVPSKSTQHLNELEIAKELDKLSAKLDDVDEMISSAMAADPEVQSLLSGTADVWMPVITATADERRNFTASIGDDNSEKQAKSSSE, encoded by the exons ATGGCGGAGGATCAGAAAGTAGATACCCAACTCTTTCAGCTCCTTTCCAATCTCCTTAACCAG GTTGAAGAATTAACCAACCAAGAAGAAGTCGAATTGCGATCCAAGATCGAAGCCCTCGGATTAGAGGTTACAAAAGTTCCTTCAAAATCGACACAGCATTTGAATGAG CTAGAGATAGCCAAAGAGTTGGATAAACTATCAGCCAAGCTGGATGATGTGGACGAAATGATATCTTCAGCAATGGCAGCAGATCCTGAGGTGCAGTCTCTCTTGAGTGGTACTGCTGATGTATGGATGCCAGTTATCACTGCTACAGCCGATGAGAGACGAAATTTTACAGCATCAATTGGAGATGATAACTCCGAAAAACAAGCGAAAAGTTCCTCCGAGTAg